CAGCAACTGGTTTACAAAGAACGCCTGGGCAGCCTGCAACATGACATGATCGTCATGCCGGAACGCGAAGCCTTGCGTTCTTTTGGCCCTGTCAAAGTCCCGGAAGGTGAATACATGATGCTGGGTGATAATCGTGATAATAGCCAGGATTCCCGCTACATAGGCCTGGTAAAGCGTGAGCTGATTACCGGACAAGTCAAGCGCCTGATGTATTCACTGAATGGGGATCAGTATTATTCGCCACGTTTTGATCGCTTTGGGGCGAAAATCTAGTAAAGCATTGTTTTAGTCAGAAAGCGAGAAAGCCAGTACCAGCCGGTGCTGGCTTTTTTATGAGTCAAGCATAATGATTGAAATATGGTTAATATGTAAATTCTTGTTTGCGCAGTTTGTAACGCATTCCGCTGATAGGGATTTACATGTCGCCAAAAGAATTTACCAGCCATCTGTTTTTTGCGTCGGTACTTGTTGCTGGTGCTGGCGCCGCGAATGCAGAAGAGCCGCGCAGCAATTTCTTCAACGACCCCTTCCTCAAAGTGACTCATGCCATCAGCGATTGTGCAGTGCCTGAAGGCCCTTTGCTGACTGCGGCACAGGCCAGGTCCGAGGCGCATTCCAGAATAGAGCGCGGCACAAGTTGTTATCACTCAGGGCAGTGTCGCCTG
This is a stretch of genomic DNA from Undibacterium sp. KW1. It encodes these proteins:
- a CDS encoding BON domain-containing protein, with the translated sequence MSPKEFTSHLFFASVLVAGAGAANAEEPRSNFFNDPFLKVTHAISDCAVPEGPLLTAAQARSEAHSRIERGTSCYHSGQCRLPNSYLYDQEIIPRVKRAIEADGRFAETSIWIEGQRRFVTLKGCVQTSGQAKELEKLVRHLDDVEGVVNLLNYK